Proteins from a single region of Scatophagus argus isolate fScaArg1 chromosome 23, fScaArg1.pri, whole genome shotgun sequence:
- the LOC124054309 gene encoding protein phosphatase 1K, mitochondrial-like, producing the protein MSSTVLLSLLRRGRSAVTRHTFVAAHSSPESSAVSGQVGRALVGVRWASGSVRFNCDSSGQPVTWDSFGIWDHRIEEPVLLPSSIRYGKPIPQVSLSRVGCASVLGLRKQNEDRLRVARIHDNLLYFAVFDGHGGPHAADYCYTFMEKFIRRALEEENNLEKVLKKAFLDADVALRTHLSYFNNASFLTAGTTATVAMLRDGVELVVGSVGDSRAMLSRKGRANKLTKDHTPDREDERRRIQESGGFVTWNSVGQANVNGRLAMTRSIGDFHLKTSGVIAEPETQRLTVQHASDSFLALTTDGINFLLSDQEICDVINQCQDPTEAADVIAQQALQYGSEDNATIVVVPLGGWGRHQSSTAVYSMSRNFISSGRWA; encoded by the exons ATGTCGTCCACAGTGCTGCTCAGTCTGCTGCGTCGCGGTCGCTCCGCCGTCACCAGACACACCTTCGTCGCCGCACACTCCTCACCTGAAAGCTCTGCGGTGTCTGGGCAG GTGGGCAGGGCGTTGGTCGGCGTGCGATGGGCCAGCGGGTCGGTCCGCTTCAACTGTGACAGCAGCGGCCAGCCGGTCACCTGGGACTCATTTGGTATTTGGGACCACAGGATAGAAGAACCAGTCCTGCTGCCCTCCAGTATCAGATATGGAAAACCCATCCCACAG GTCAGCCTGTCCCGGGTCGGCTGTGCGTCTGTTTTGGGCCTCAGGAAGCAGAACGAGGACCGTCTGCGGGTCGCCCGTATCCATGACAACCTGCTGTACTTTGCCGTGTTCGACGGCCATGGCGGCCCGCACGCCGCCGACTACTGCTACACCTTCATGGAGAAATTTATCAG AAGAGCtttggaggaggagaacaaTCTGGAGAAAGTTTTAAAGAAAGCCTTTCTAGATGCTGACGTGGCTCTGCGCACACATCTCAGCTACTTCAACAACg CCTCCTTCCTGACAGCCGGCACCACGGCGACGGTTGCTATGCTGCGTGACGGCGTGGAGCTGGTGGTGGGCAGCGTCGGTGACAGCCGGGCGATGCTGAGCAGGAAGGGACGAGCCAACAAGCTCACCAAGGATCACACACCTGACCGCGAGGACGAGAGACGCAG GATCCAGGAGTCCGGTGGCTTTGTGACGTGGAACAGCGTCGGGCAGGCTAACGTCAACGGGCGGCTCGCCATGACTCGCAGCATAGGAGACTTTCACCTGAAAACCAGTGGCGTCATCGCTGAGCCTGAGACGCAACGACTCACA gtcCAGCACGCCAGTGATTCCTTCCTGGCTCTGACCACCGACGGCATCAACTTCCTGCTGAGTGACCAGGAGATCTGTGATGTCATCAACCAGTGCCAAGACCCCACAGAGGCTGCTGACGTCATCGCTCAGCAG GCGCTGCAGTACGGCTCGGAGGACAACGCCACCATCGTGGTCGTCCCTCTCGGCGGCTGGGGGAGACACCAGAGCTCCACCGCCGTCTACAGCATGAGCAGAAACTTCATTTCAAGTGGCCGATGGGCGTAG